One window of the Colletotrichum destructivum chromosome 6, complete sequence genome contains the following:
- a CDS encoding Putative HotDog domain superfamily protein, translating into MRSSIALGACLARLPAHIPRRAFATSARCPAAANGNSNGAALNPRWLSELQARIKRCGSLGLQGQQKDDLKALQEAVDGQWLELLAGREGFLTGSGWRGLDRHTVTWGDQDAMLTGAGHVNNVVYNKYAESARFNWLRNFATTIDPTHRDAWEAFMSPRDVGLIMRSMKTDYKFPMAYPDHVTVLHKIVSEPTYESDYILLEALLVSDVHRRPAARCFEDIVVYDYKAAKRTPLKPFMVDRLRETYEAQERSRVEVESKVQRLLEVVEKLEKAA; encoded by the exons ATGCGCAGTTCaatcgccctcggcgcctgTCTGGCCCGTCTCCCAGCCCATATCCCCCGGCGCGCCTTTGCGACCTCGGCGCGGTGTCCCGCGGCCGCCAACGGGAACAGCAACGGCGCGGCGCTGAACCCGCGATGGCTCTCCGAGCTGCAGGCCCGCATCAAGAGGTGCGGCAGCCTCGGGCTCCAGGGCCAGCAGAAGGATGACCTGAAGGCGCTgcaggaggccgtcgacgggcagTGGCTCGAACTGCTGGCCGGGCGGGAGGGCTTCCTTACGGGCTCCGGGTGGAGGGGATTAGATAGACATACCGTGACCTGGGGAGATCAG GATGCAATG CTCACAGGCGCAGGTCACGTAAACAATGTCGTTTACAACAAGTACGCCGAGTCGGCGCGGTTCAACTGGCTGCGCAACTtcgccaccaccatcgaccCGACACACAGGGACGCGTGGGAGGCCTTCATGTCGCCGCGTGACGTCGGGCTCATCATGAGGAGCATGAAAACGGACTACAAGTTT CCGATGGCCTACCCGGACCACGTCACGGTCCTGCACAAGATCGTTTCGGAGCCGACGTACGAGTCCGACTACATCCTGCTCGAGGCTCTCCTCGTGTCTGACGTGCACCGCCGCCCCGCGGCGCGCTGCTTCGAGGACATCGTCGTGTACGACTACAAGGCTGCCAAGAGGACGCCGCTGAAGCCCTTCATGGTCGACCGGCTCCGGGAGACGTACGAGGCGCAGGAGCGGAGCagggtcgaggtcgagagcaAGGTGCAGAggctcctcgaggtcgtcgagaagctggaaaAGGCGGCGTGA